A stretch of the Ignavibacteria bacterium genome encodes the following:
- a CDS encoding four helix bundle protein: MVFYKAEQYGNPVLTKSFSFAVSIVKFYLALIKTNRDFEPILKQILRSGTSIGANITEAQQASSKRDFTHKMSVALKEAKETEYWLKLLKEVRIIQNTEIEVLYSECDEFIRLLTSILKTLKSK, translated from the coding sequence ATTGTTTTTTATAAAGCGGAGCAATATGGGAATCCTGTCTTGACTAAGAGTTTTAGTTTTGCAGTGAGTATTGTAAAGTTTTACTTAGCACTTATCAAAACGAACCGGGATTTTGAGCCTATTCTAAAACAAATCCTTAGATCGGGGACTTCAATCGGTGCTAATATAACAGAAGCACAGCAAGCTTCTTCAAAAAGAGATTTTACACATAAAATGTCTGTTGCTTTAAAAGAAGCCAAAGAAACTGAATACTGGCTGAAATTGTTGAAAGAAGTCAGAATTATACAGAATACTGAAATTGAAGTTCTATATTCAGAATGTGATGAATTTATTCGATTACTTACTTCGATACTTAAAACATTGAAATCAAAATAA